In Saccopteryx leptura isolate mSacLep1 chromosome 11, mSacLep1_pri_phased_curated, whole genome shotgun sequence, the following proteins share a genomic window:
- the CHMP1B gene encoding charged multivesicular body protein 1b: MSNMEKHLFNLKFAAKELSRSAKKCDKEEKAEKAKIKKAIQKGNMEVARIHAENAIRQKNQAVNFLRMSARVDAVAARVQTAVTMGKVTKSMAGVVKSMDATLKTMNLEKISALMDKFEHQFETLDVQTQQMEDTMSSTTTLTTPQNQVDMLLQEMADEAGLDLNMELPQGQTGSVGTSVASAEQDELSQRLARLRDQV; the protein is encoded by the coding sequence ATGTCCAACATGGAGAAACACCTGTTCAACCTGAAGTTCGCGGCCAAAGAATTGAGCAGAAGTGCCAAAAAATGCGACAAGGAGGAGAAGGCCGAAAAGGCCAAAATTAAAAAGGCCATTCAGAAGGGCAACATGGAAGTTGCGAGGATACACGCTGAAAATGCCATCCGCCAGAAGAACCAGGCGGTGAATTTCTTGAGGATGAGTGCGCGGGTCGATGCGGTGGCTGCCAGAGTCCAGACGGCGGTGACGATGGGCAAGGTGACCAAGTCAATGGCGGGGGTGGTTAAGTCGATGGATGCGACGTTGAAAACCATGAATCTGGAGAAGATCTCTGCCTTGATGGACAAATTTGAACACCAGTTTGAGACGCTGGACGTCCAGACGCAGCAAATGGAAGACACGATGAGCAGCACGACGACGCTGACCACTCCCCAGAACCAAGTGGATATGCTGCTCCAGGAAATGGCAGACGAGGCTGGCCTGGACCTCAACATGGAGCTGCCGCAGGGGCAGACCGGCTCCGTGGGCACCAGCGTGGCCTCGGCCGAGCAGGATGAACTGTCCCAGAGACTGGCCCGCCTGCGAGACCAAGTGTGA